One region of Metallosphaera sedula DSM 5348 genomic DNA includes:
- the udg gene encoding type-4 uracil-DNA glycosylase produces the protein MSSLQDISNQVIACHKCSLSRTRTHAVPGEGNPTSDVVFVGEAPGAKEDETGRPFVGSAGQLLTELIRKYLRRDRSEIYITNIVKCRPPNNRDPEKEEIEACSPYLLTQIRLIKPKVIVTLGRHSTGFFQTLAGLPLTPISRCHGKPFHLDLGYGTVTVFPTYHPAAALYNPPLKRDLEEDFQRLSKLVSTGSKATTLDRFLDLDGSGNKG, from the coding sequence ATGAGTTCGTTGCAGGACATTAGCAACCAGGTCATAGCTTGCCATAAATGCTCCCTATCTAGAACTAGGACCCATGCGGTTCCGGGGGAAGGAAATCCAACCAGTGACGTAGTTTTCGTTGGAGAGGCGCCTGGAGCTAAAGAGGATGAAACTGGAAGACCTTTCGTGGGTTCAGCTGGTCAATTATTGACCGAGTTAATCCGAAAGTACTTGAGGAGAGATCGCTCCGAGATTTACATTACCAACATAGTAAAATGCAGACCGCCAAATAACAGGGATCCAGAGAAGGAGGAAATCGAGGCTTGTTCACCTTACCTTCTTACACAGATAAGGCTCATCAAACCAAAGGTGATTGTGACTCTCGGAAGGCATTCCACAGGATTTTTCCAGACGTTAGCGGGACTGCCTCTGACTCCTATATCACGTTGTCACGGAAAACCTTTTCACCTGGACCTGGGGTATGGTACAGTTACCGTTTTTCCGACATATCACCCTGCTGCCGCTCTTTACAATCCTCCTCTCAAGCGAGATTTAGAGGAGGATTTTCAAAGGCTCTCCAAACTCGTTTCAACAGGTTCAAAAGCTACAACTCTTGATAGGTTCCTGGATCTAGATGGATCTGGGAATAAGGGGTAA
- a CDS encoding Glu/Leu/Phe/Val family dehydrogenase produces MTSVEEVLTSNLYTQQTKKLYKIGEILGLHEDQLTALSTPERVIQVKIQIKGKDGTIKTFTGWRSQHNSALGPYKGGVRFHPNVTQDEVIALSMIMTWKNSLLQLPYGGGKAGVRVDPKSLSKEELEQLSRNFIDAIYKYIGSDIDVPAPDVNTDSQIMSWFLDEYTKISGKIDPATFTGKPIDLGGLAVREFSTGLGVVHTAKLAAEKFLGGLEGRRVIIQGFGNLGSFAAKFFEENGAIVIGVSDSKGGVIDPNGLSYSKLEEVKKSTGSVVNYPSGKKVTNDELLITETDILVPAALENVIHKYNAPKIKAKLIVEGANGPLTADADAILKERGIPVVPDILANSGGVVGSYVEWANNRMGEIINEEDAKKLILSRMEKAFSEVYIKYNSLSDQDLRTAAMVVAVERVVRAMKVRGLI; encoded by the coding sequence ATGACTTCGGTAGAAGAAGTTTTAACTTCGAATTTATATACACAACAAACTAAAAAATTATATAAAATAGGGGAGATCCTGGGGCTCCATGAGGATCAGCTAACTGCTCTTTCCACCCCTGAAAGGGTGATTCAAGTAAAGATACAGATTAAGGGAAAAGACGGCACGATTAAGACCTTCACCGGTTGGAGATCTCAGCATAATAGTGCGCTGGGTCCTTACAAGGGAGGAGTTAGATTCCACCCCAACGTTACGCAGGACGAAGTTATAGCCCTATCAATGATAATGACTTGGAAGAATTCGCTTCTCCAGCTTCCCTACGGAGGAGGTAAGGCTGGAGTTAGGGTAGATCCTAAGTCCCTAAGTAAAGAGGAGTTGGAACAGTTATCTAGGAACTTCATTGATGCCATCTACAAGTATATCGGTAGCGATATAGACGTACCTGCGCCTGATGTAAACACGGACTCACAGATAATGTCGTGGTTCCTTGACGAATACACAAAGATTTCAGGTAAGATAGACCCAGCTACCTTCACGGGAAAACCCATAGATCTAGGAGGACTTGCAGTAAGGGAGTTCAGTACTGGTCTCGGAGTGGTCCATACTGCAAAGCTCGCCGCTGAGAAATTTCTGGGGGGATTAGAGGGTAGGAGGGTAATCATCCAAGGATTTGGTAATCTAGGAAGTTTCGCTGCGAAGTTCTTTGAGGAGAACGGAGCCATAGTCATAGGCGTGAGCGATTCAAAGGGTGGAGTAATAGATCCCAACGGGCTGAGTTACTCGAAGTTAGAAGAGGTGAAAAAGAGCACTGGCTCTGTAGTTAACTATCCGTCGGGAAAGAAAGTTACCAATGATGAGCTACTCATAACCGAAACTGACATACTTGTTCCCGCAGCACTTGAGAACGTGATCCATAAATACAATGCCCCTAAGATAAAGGCCAAGCTTATTGTTGAGGGGGCCAATGGACCATTAACAGCCGATGCAGACGCCATCCTTAAGGAGAGAGGAATTCCAGTGGTTCCCGATATTTTGGCGAACTCTGGGGGAGTTGTGGGGAGCTATGTGGAATGGGCCAACAACAGAATGGGTGAGATAATAAATGAGGAAGACGCCAAGAAACTAATACTCAGCAGGATGGAGAAGGCGTTTAGCGAGGTGTATATCAAGTACAACTCGCTGAGTGACCAAGACCTGAGGACTGCGGCTATGGTGGTAGCGGTAGAAAGAGTAGTAAGGGCGATGAAGGTTAGAGGGTTAATATAA
- a CDS encoding TIGR00304 family membrane protein, which yields MDLISVALLLIFLGFILVFADVILTAVRAMRQGEEETKEGGRKTEAGGIIFIGPIPIIFGSSKKIEKWMLIVALLITIILVLLFVLPFILTL from the coding sequence ATGGATCTAATATCTGTAGCCCTTTTGTTGATATTTCTTGGGTTCATTCTAGTTTTCGCAGACGTAATCTTAACAGCAGTTAGGGCTATGAGACAGGGAGAAGAAGAAACTAAAGAGGGGGGGAGAAAAACGGAGGCCGGAGGAATAATATTCATCGGCCCTATTCCTATCATTTTTGGAAGTTCCAAAAAAATTGAGAAATGGATGTTAATTGTAGCTCTATTGATAACGATTATTCTGGTTTTACTATTCGTTCTCCCGTTTATATTAACCCTCTAA
- a CDS encoding sulfite exporter TauE/SafE family protein, with the protein MIEVLLSPLQYFLAVIAGVLVGFSLGLIGGGGSILAVPLLLYFVGLASIPPQYSTSPALEAQYTNFVDHIALGTTALAVGLNAYINSYMHFRRGNVKLLEGITFTIPGVAGATLGSYVSHITPGKSLLFFFGILMIGVALLMLRQRSADRVKTASEGGLARLSLVKVIPTGLLVGFASGFFGIGGGFLIVPGLLFSTGLCMIKAVGTSLIAVGTFGITSATVYSMYGYVLPVISVLYLVGGILGGYGGASVASRLPRGTLRKAFALIIIAVAIYIMVENYKGLYLLIH; encoded by the coding sequence ATGATTGAAGTACTACTTTCTCCTTTACAATACTTCCTTGCGGTCATAGCAGGAGTTCTAGTAGGGTTCAGCTTAGGACTAATAGGAGGAGGCGGATCCATTCTAGCTGTTCCGCTTCTTCTATATTTCGTTGGTCTGGCTAGTATTCCTCCCCAATACTCCACTTCTCCTGCACTTGAAGCACAGTACACAAACTTCGTGGACCACATTGCACTAGGCACTACAGCCCTGGCTGTAGGTCTGAACGCGTACATAAATAGTTACATGCATTTCAGGAGAGGGAACGTAAAGCTTCTTGAGGGTATAACGTTCACTATTCCGGGCGTTGCGGGAGCCACTCTGGGAAGTTACGTGAGTCACATAACGCCTGGAAAATCCTTGCTATTTTTCTTCGGGATCCTTATGATTGGTGTCGCTCTGTTAATGTTGAGGCAGAGGTCTGCAGATAGGGTAAAGACGGCCTCAGAGGGCGGGTTAGCTAGACTTTCGCTGGTAAAGGTTATACCCACGGGACTTCTTGTGGGATTTGCCTCAGGATTTTTCGGCATAGGAGGAGGTTTCCTCATTGTTCCTGGTTTACTATTCAGTACTGGTCTTTGCATGATTAAGGCCGTTGGGACCTCCCTCATTGCTGTTGGGACCTTCGGAATCACTTCAGCGACAGTCTATTCGATGTACGGATACGTTCTACCTGTAATTAGCGTGCTCTATCTGGTAGGGGGAATTCTAGGAGGGTATGGGGGAGCATCGGTTGCCTCTAGATTGCCTAGGGGCACCCTGAGAAAAGCTTTCGCCTTGATCATTATCGCCGTAGCGATATACATCATGGTAGAAAATTACAAGGGGCTATACTTGCTCATACATTAA
- a CDS encoding MFS transporter, with translation MEIPKDKSSEGKDYDLKYAYRALGILAPLAIVVMYTEGMLIPSLVKIEDDFGVNAAQVSWVLTVYLLTGSVMNPIAGKLGDMFGKKRVLTMIIWIYAVGVTLTGFAPSFGFLIFARAIQGLGLAMFPLAFSLIREEFPPKLVPTAQGIVSAMFGAGSAIALPIGAYISQNFGWQYTYHTVIPFVALMAILTSTQIRESKFKNPNTKIDFVGAGVLSISLASLILGFSEAPSWGWSSPLTIGTLLLSMITFATFIYLQTITPFPLISVKLLKRRNVLVANVAAVVAGFAIFMGSQTLTYLFEEPNPVGFGLDIQATGLALLPTALIQLVGGPLAGKAISRSGPRKVMIVGSTALIPVYLVLSVLTSAGGSQSINLVITFATLAMLSATLLNVSLVNLLTFSVERQVMGTVTSINTVFRLVGGTIGPSVAGAIMGTYQSSIVEIIPVGGTTVYYPVIIPSDQAFSLIYLIATLLAVVMTGISFMTKDIKIGNVMKERNEFVAGH, from the coding sequence ATGGAAATTCCCAAGGACAAGTCCAGTGAAGGCAAGGATTATGATCTGAAATACGCATATAGGGCTTTGGGCATTCTGGCTCCCTTAGCCATAGTTGTGATGTATACAGAAGGAATGTTGATTCCCTCCCTTGTGAAAATCGAAGATGACTTTGGGGTCAACGCTGCCCAAGTTAGCTGGGTTCTAACAGTGTATCTCCTTACAGGATCGGTCATGAATCCCATAGCAGGGAAACTGGGAGATATGTTTGGGAAGAAAAGAGTCCTTACCATGATCATCTGGATTTACGCTGTGGGTGTTACCTTGACAGGATTTGCACCGAGTTTCGGCTTCCTGATATTTGCTAGGGCTATTCAGGGACTAGGTCTTGCCATGTTTCCGTTAGCGTTCAGCCTAATAAGGGAAGAGTTCCCTCCAAAACTAGTTCCTACTGCTCAAGGTATAGTTAGCGCCATGTTTGGGGCAGGATCTGCAATAGCCCTTCCCATAGGTGCATACATTTCACAAAATTTTGGATGGCAGTATACATATCACACTGTTATACCATTCGTGGCCCTGATGGCAATACTGACCTCCACACAGATAAGGGAGTCTAAGTTCAAGAACCCGAATACCAAGATCGACTTCGTTGGAGCAGGAGTACTCTCGATCTCGTTGGCCTCCTTAATCCTAGGTTTCAGCGAGGCTCCTAGCTGGGGTTGGTCATCACCCCTTACCATAGGCACCCTTCTCCTCTCCATGATCACTTTTGCCACGTTCATCTATCTTCAGACTATTACGCCATTTCCATTAATATCCGTGAAGCTATTGAAGAGAAGAAACGTTCTTGTCGCTAACGTGGCCGCAGTGGTTGCAGGATTTGCAATATTTATGGGGTCCCAAACCTTAACTTACTTGTTTGAGGAGCCTAATCCAGTTGGGTTTGGGCTAGATATCCAGGCAACGGGGCTTGCCCTACTACCCACAGCTCTTATCCAGTTAGTGGGAGGCCCCCTCGCAGGAAAGGCAATATCTAGAAGCGGACCAAGAAAAGTGATGATAGTTGGTTCCACTGCACTAATTCCGGTGTATCTAGTTCTTTCAGTGTTAACGTCCGCTGGGGGATCACAGTCAATTAACCTTGTGATTACCTTCGCCACTTTGGCAATGTTAAGTGCCACGCTTCTGAACGTGAGCCTGGTAAACCTACTCACCTTTTCCGTGGAGAGGCAGGTCATGGGGACAGTCACTTCAATTAATACAGTCTTCAGGTTGGTAGGAGGAACCATAGGTCCATCTGTAGCCGGAGCTATTATGGGGACTTATCAAAGCAGTATCGTGGAGATCATACCGGTAGGAGGAACTACGGTCTACTACCCGGTCATCATTCCTTCGGACCAGGCCTTTAGTCTTATTTATCTGATTGCAACTCTTCTGGCTGTAGTTATGACTGGGATTTCCTTCATGACTAAGGACATAAAAATTGGGAATGTAATGAAGGAAAGAAATGAGTTCGTTGCAGGACATTAG
- a CDS encoding SDR family oxidoreductase, producing MDLGIRGKRVLVTASSKGIGFATAKRFLEEGAVVTISSHNLETLKSAYEKLRNLGQVYMVQADLTKPDEARELVKMAHDTMNGLDVTVYVTGSPKPGNLLELTDKDWMDAFNLLLMSAVVVTRESAKYMKPGGRIILSTSMTLKQPIDNLDLSNVVRLSLAGLIKSASRELGLKGILVNGVMPGWTLTERVNQLARDRARREGKTEEQVISEIVKEVPLNRIGLPEEVANVILFLSSSLSTYVTGTLIPVDGGLIRTTL from the coding sequence ATGGATCTGGGAATAAGGGGTAAAAGGGTTCTTGTAACTGCCTCAAGCAAAGGGATAGGTTTCGCCACAGCAAAAAGGTTTCTGGAGGAAGGGGCTGTAGTCACCATTTCGTCCCATAACCTCGAAACGTTGAAATCTGCCTACGAGAAACTGAGAAACTTGGGTCAAGTTTACATGGTCCAGGCAGACTTGACTAAACCAGATGAGGCTAGGGAGCTTGTGAAGATGGCCCACGATACCATGAATGGGTTAGACGTAACGGTATACGTCACTGGAAGCCCAAAGCCAGGTAACCTTCTTGAGCTCACGGATAAGGACTGGATGGACGCATTCAATTTACTATTAATGAGTGCAGTTGTCGTTACGAGGGAATCTGCCAAGTACATGAAACCCGGTGGCAGGATAATTCTTTCGACCTCTATGACCCTAAAACAACCAATCGATAACCTGGACCTTTCCAACGTTGTTAGGCTATCCCTTGCAGGTCTCATTAAGTCTGCCTCCAGAGAACTAGGTCTTAAGGGGATTCTCGTGAATGGGGTCATGCCAGGCTGGACTCTCACAGAGAGAGTTAATCAATTAGCCCGGGACAGGGCAAGAAGAGAGGGGAAGACTGAGGAACAGGTTATATCTGAGATTGTCAAGGAAGTCCCGCTAAATAGGATAGGCCTTCCAGAGGAAGTTGCTAACGTTATCCTCTTCTTGAGCTCTTCCCTATCCACATACGTCACTGGAACCCTCATCCCCGTGGATGGAGGACTGATCAGGACAACCCTTTAA
- a CDS encoding ATP-dependent nuclease — MRLAEFYANNFRSLESVELRDVGGFNVIVGFNGYGKTNLLTAIYLYIKNLSAGIEKRSIEDKNQEYLLMWNSYDTSKPILLGGRLQFSEKEVEKVVGKSMPMNIDLVNKLRYINGYLEWDLDLIRINGSVPSKDEIDQAKKLLDYASSQVEYVPIFDQNYFDDVLNRIIGLNRSPISLRKYWYDFANLVSNTIPEVKGIEIWDSKKLVLNVYNLPIYIDLAASGFQRIILILFVIWLSGNKILLIEEPEVNMHPIMQYKMAKLLKSWTESDVLQVFMTTHSPFIVSSDVDSFIVLRRGQTASKAVNFQPTEDVKSAFSILNVNISDLLFNKTIIVTSEMAEPNVILNWLRKLNVNPEYNGIVIYTVRNELELQTWLKLRNMLKLDMLFLGLCDKIDIELKDSCLPLTKEVESFYSKSGMLEALKRIGIYPDEKEMRDLSREDNARWLINVLKRRGLDYGTMRSSIGDIISRIDSIEIPKEMEILVNKIKTAQVI; from the coding sequence TTGAGGCTAGCTGAGTTCTACGCTAATAACTTCAGGAGTTTGGAGTCAGTTGAATTAAGGGATGTTGGAGGCTTCAATGTGATTGTGGGGTTTAACGGTTACGGCAAAACTAACCTGCTGACGGCAATCTACCTATACATAAAGAACCTGTCAGCGGGTATTGAGAAGAGGTCAATAGAAGATAAGAACCAGGAATATCTGTTAATGTGGAACAGTTATGATACGAGCAAACCCATTCTTTTAGGAGGCAGGTTACAGTTTAGTGAGAAGGAAGTTGAGAAAGTCGTGGGAAAGAGTATGCCCATGAACATCGACCTAGTGAACAAGTTGAGGTACATTAATGGATACCTTGAGTGGGACCTGGACCTCATCAGAATAAATGGATCTGTCCCATCCAAGGACGAAATAGATCAGGCCAAAAAGCTGTTGGACTACGCCTCAAGTCAAGTTGAGTATGTTCCCATTTTCGATCAGAACTACTTTGATGACGTACTCAACAGAATTATTGGACTGAACAGATCGCCCATCAGCTTGAGAAAGTATTGGTATGACTTTGCGAACCTGGTGAGTAATACTATTCCAGAGGTAAAGGGAATAGAGATCTGGGATTCAAAGAAGCTAGTTCTAAACGTGTATAATTTGCCAATCTACATTGACTTAGCTGCTAGTGGATTTCAGAGAATAATTCTTATCCTTTTCGTAATATGGTTGAGCGGAAACAAGATACTCCTGATCGAGGAACCAGAGGTGAACATGCATCCCATCATGCAGTATAAGATGGCGAAGCTCCTGAAGTCATGGACTGAAAGCGATGTTCTACAGGTTTTCATGACAACACACTCTCCCTTTATTGTATCCTCCGATGTGGATAGCTTCATAGTTCTGAGAAGGGGTCAGACCGCGTCTAAGGCTGTCAACTTCCAGCCCACAGAGGATGTAAAATCGGCCTTCTCCATTCTTAACGTAAATATCAGTGATCTTCTCTTTAACAAGACTATTATAGTAACGAGTGAAATGGCCGAGCCAAACGTAATCCTGAATTGGCTCAGGAAACTGAACGTGAATCCAGAGTACAACGGAATTGTTATATACACGGTGAGGAACGAACTGGAGTTGCAGACCTGGCTTAAGTTAAGGAACATGCTGAAACTTGACATGCTATTCCTGGGCCTTTGTGACAAAATAGACATAGAGTTAAAGGACTCCTGTCTTCCCCTTACCAAGGAGGTAGAGTCATTTTACAGTAAGAGTGGAATGTTAGAGGCACTCAAGAGAATAGGCATTTACCCAGATGAAAAGGAAATGAGGGATCTCTCTCGGGAAGACAACGCCAGATGGTTGATAAACGTTCTTAAGAGGAGAGGATTGGATTACGGTACCATGAGATCGTCTATAGGTGACATAATATCTAGAATAGATTCCATTGAGATCCCCAAGGAGATGGAAATCCTCGTGAATAAAATTAAAACCGCGCAGGTTATCTAG
- a CDS encoding NUDIX hydrolase, producing MQRPLVAVGSVIFNRDKVLLVRRLHPPNQDRWAVPGGKVEFGESIREAVIRETIEETGLQVEPRVLMAVVEVFREGYHYVILDFISEVVGGELKASSDAGDARFFSLEEIRKLDVSSTTLEMLERFWKGEKMPYLITEISK from the coding sequence ATGCAGAGACCTTTAGTTGCGGTAGGATCAGTAATTTTCAACCGGGATAAGGTGCTATTGGTGAGGAGATTACATCCCCCTAACCAGGATAGGTGGGCCGTTCCAGGGGGTAAGGTAGAATTTGGAGAATCCATAAGGGAGGCAGTAATTAGGGAAACTATCGAGGAAACGGGATTGCAGGTGGAACCAAGGGTCTTGATGGCTGTCGTTGAGGTGTTTAGGGAGGGCTATCATTATGTGATCCTGGACTTCATCTCTGAGGTTGTGGGAGGGGAACTGAAGGCCTCGTCCGACGCAGGCGACGCTAGGTTCTTCTCCCTTGAGGAGATAAGAAAACTTGACGTAAGCTCCACTACGCTAGAGATGCTGGAGAGGTTTTGGAAAGGGGAAAAGATGCCCTATCTGATCACTGAAATCTCCAAGTAG
- the cysS gene encoding cysteine--tRNA ligase: MQVFNTLGKRLQSFEPHEPNTVKMYVCGPTVYDEVHIGHGRTFVAFDAMSRYLRVKGYNVVRVQNITDIDDKIINKARELGKSWNEVSEYYSKSYLEHIGALKVKIDMHPKVTTHIKEIIDFVQRLIDSGHAYVANGSVYFDVDTYPGYGELSNVKKEEWDQGEEIVKEKRHPYDFALWKAYKPGEPYWESPWGKGRPGWHIECSTMSTRYLGTKIDIHGGGMDLVFPHHENERAQTESLTGSTWVKYWMHVAFLTIRKEKMSKSKGNIVPLKEALSKYGPSTLRYWFLSSQYRNPIEYSEEILEQSSRSLQRLKDAISVLRKIIQKGPAHYAKEEDVKVQEEIVRAISRFDEHMENDFDTSNALTSIHEIASIVFSKLQYSEDVFGALIALDGFRKFNEVFAVMDEEFSAELDRLTKVIDAVIEVRNYLRKKQMYDLSDQIRDILSRSGVKILDSKEGSTWRFQ; the protein is encoded by the coding sequence TTGCAAGTATTTAACACGCTGGGAAAGAGGCTCCAGAGCTTCGAGCCCCACGAGCCCAACACCGTGAAAATGTACGTGTGCGGTCCCACCGTCTACGACGAGGTTCACATTGGACATGGTAGGACCTTTGTGGCCTTCGATGCCATGAGCAGGTATCTAAGGGTAAAGGGTTACAACGTGGTAAGGGTCCAGAACATCACGGACATAGACGATAAAATAATCAATAAGGCAAGGGAACTGGGGAAGAGTTGGAACGAAGTTTCAGAGTACTACTCGAAGAGCTACCTGGAACACATCGGTGCCCTCAAGGTAAAGATAGACATGCATCCTAAGGTCACTACCCACATCAAGGAGATTATCGACTTCGTTCAAAGGTTAATTGACAGTGGGCATGCCTACGTTGCCAACGGGAGCGTCTATTTTGATGTGGACACTTACCCGGGTTATGGGGAGCTATCCAACGTGAAGAAGGAGGAGTGGGATCAGGGGGAGGAGATAGTTAAGGAAAAAAGACACCCCTACGACTTCGCGCTCTGGAAGGCGTATAAGCCTGGGGAACCATACTGGGAGTCTCCTTGGGGTAAGGGTAGACCTGGATGGCACATAGAGTGCTCCACCATGTCCACGAGGTATCTAGGAACAAAGATCGATATTCACGGTGGAGGAATGGACCTGGTGTTTCCCCATCACGAGAACGAGAGAGCCCAAACCGAATCCCTCACCGGATCAACTTGGGTAAAGTATTGGATGCATGTGGCCTTTCTCACAATAAGGAAGGAGAAGATGTCCAAGTCCAAGGGCAACATTGTCCCGCTTAAGGAGGCACTGAGCAAGTATGGGCCATCTACGCTGAGGTACTGGTTTCTATCATCCCAGTACAGGAACCCCATAGAGTATAGCGAAGAGATCCTAGAACAAAGCTCTAGGTCCCTCCAGAGGCTTAAGGATGCCATATCCGTGCTGAGGAAAATAATTCAGAAGGGACCAGCCCACTACGCGAAGGAGGAGGACGTAAAGGTCCAAGAGGAAATAGTAAGGGCTATCTCAAGGTTCGACGAACACATGGAGAACGATTTTGATACGTCTAACGCATTGACATCAATTCACGAAATAGCCTCAATAGTTTTCTCAAAGCTCCAATACAGCGAAGACGTGTTTGGGGCTTTAATAGCGCTGGACGGATTCAGGAAGTTCAATGAGGTCTTCGCAGTTATGGATGAGGAATTTTCGGCGGAGCTAGATAGGTTAACCAAGGTGATCGACGCAGTGATAGAAGTCAGGAATTACCTGAGAAAGAAACAGATGTACGATCTATCGGACCAGATCAGGGATATCCTCTCCAGGAGCGGAGTAAAAATACTGGACTCCAAGGAAGGCTCTACTTGGAGATTTCAGTGA
- a CDS encoding bifunctional phosphoglucose/phosphomannose isomerase, giving the protein MHNVFLDWDKLFREAERIEVPDLKYDNVIYTGMGASYIPGEMARILEPPLDYLVYNGDPTRFKARGKFSLLAFSRSGDNVETLIVTRRAFELGADVICVSAGGKLANLCREKGGRHVNLSMQARMSNGQDYPTRVWFPLLFTALVKILNTRSSGQYRISELAEGVEEGKERALNLAKRLVAKIRGRIPVFYGSLYFPVAIRFKQDLNETAKYPAFYGPIPESNHNDLEAYVRAQSLQPFVIGDQDIDYVTLSVIKAEQIIPAGSTPLKNVAYLVLLSGLTSLLLAEEEGLTEEEAFSDSNLKIARKLANLILK; this is encoded by the coding sequence ATGCATAATGTTTTCCTAGACTGGGATAAACTTTTTCGAGAAGCTGAAAGGATAGAGGTTCCGGACCTCAAGTACGATAACGTGATTTACACAGGGATGGGGGCAAGTTACATCCCGGGTGAAATGGCAAGGATACTTGAACCTCCATTGGACTACCTCGTGTATAATGGGGATCCCACAAGATTCAAGGCTAGGGGAAAGTTCTCTTTGCTAGCCTTTAGCAGGTCCGGGGACAATGTGGAAACCTTGATCGTAACCAGAAGGGCCTTTGAGCTTGGGGCGGACGTCATATGCGTTTCGGCTGGAGGAAAGCTGGCAAACCTGTGCAGAGAGAAGGGCGGAAGACACGTTAACTTGTCCATGCAGGCCAGGATGAGCAACGGTCAAGATTACCCCACGAGAGTCTGGTTCCCCCTCCTTTTCACGGCCCTCGTTAAGATTCTGAACACGAGGAGTAGCGGGCAATACAGGATTTCGGAGCTGGCAGAGGGAGTGGAGGAAGGTAAGGAGAGGGCTCTTAACCTTGCTAAGAGGTTGGTGGCCAAGATTAGGGGAAGGATCCCGGTCTTTTACGGCTCCCTATACTTTCCCGTAGCAATAAGGTTCAAGCAGGATTTGAATGAGACTGCCAAATATCCAGCCTTCTACGGGCCCATTCCTGAATCGAATCACAATGACCTAGAGGCATACGTCAGGGCACAGAGCCTTCAGCCCTTTGTGATTGGGGATCAGGACATTGATTACGTAACGCTTTCCGTGATTAAGGCTGAACAGATAATTCCTGCAGGGAGCACACCGCTGAAGAACGTGGCCTACTTGGTTCTTCTCTCAGGTCTCACGTCCCTCCTGCTTGCAGAGGAAGAGGGATTAACGGAAGAAGAGGCCTTCAGCGACAGCAACCTTAAAATTGCAAGGAAACTGGCAAACTTAATCCTGAAGTGA